Within Enoplosus armatus isolate fEnoArm2 chromosome 1, fEnoArm2.hap1, whole genome shotgun sequence, the genomic segment tatttAACGTTATTCTAACTATGActgtaaatcagtctggtgtatgtctcttcactgttttggctcgTTCGTCCCGACAGACTGCGGGCACGAGCAACGATGCTGACTGCTGCTCACTTAgcggccaccggtgtcattaaaaacaacgaCTTTCTGAAAAGTCCATACATTCCCTTTAAGGACACTGATGGGTGAAGAATGCATGAACGTTGTGTGACAGGTGGCGTGATGAGGAACAGATTATCACAACGCCTCTatattttcacatcatttgAAGGAAGTTATGGTGTTTATTCTTACTTATTGTCCGAGTTTCCTTTAGATTTCTTGTAGTTTGCATAGTCCTCCAAGACAGTCTCTACACTCTTCTTAGCAGGCAGATGAAATAACTGTAAGCGACAGAAAATTATTTACTTTATCACATCATAACACATCACTGTGTTCCTCACTTTGAAGGTAATTTCAAGCATAATTCTCTCCACatatcatttaaatataaaaatgctaTAATTAGGTATTTCTATAATTCAATTTATCAGTGATAGATTTTACACTTTCTAACCTCCGCATGTCATCATAGCTGAAGTAAAcatacagcaaacacacaaacttgtcatggtttgtgtgtgtgtgtgagtgtgtgtgtgtgtgtgtgtgtgcttcttttCACCTGTTTCTGTCGGGTGATGAGATCCCAGTCATCCACCAGCCAGGGTTTCAGCTCCTCAGGgatcttcaccttcacctcCACACGGTTGGTGAACATCTCCTCCTGTGCACAGATGAATTGATTATTTCACCGGATGTTTGGGAGCAGCAATGCGTCTCTTTCACCTCTACAGTGTTCAAGGTTCTGCGgagaacatttcacattttctttgtgcctttcacaaagacacaaagaaggaCATATAAAACTACAAGGCTTTACTCCCACAACTATTGAACCTGTTTGAACACTTGGAATTTTCTGAGAGTGAAATTAAATAGGATGAGAGCTCTAATAACCGTAGAGATAGGCACTTCACTTCACTGTACAAGGTTAAAAATTGCAGTTGCAATTCTTATTGCTATTTTTAAAAGCGTATTGAAATTTTCACAAGATCTTGGATTATGAAGTAATACAGATGCAATGCATATTAGTGAATGCAAACTTTCAACAATAATATCCCAGTATTCAAACACTTTCCTGTTGCTTGAAACTGGCAGCCATAGAAGAGCAAAATATTACCTCTGCAGCTGCAACCAGACCAATGTTGCgctttttaatgacaaaaatactgTTATTTTTTGTTGACACCCTGGTTTGTGTGCATCATATTTACTTCTACTGCTGGCTGCATGGTGCCATCATTGTCTGCTGTTTCTGGCTTTCTGGAGCAAACTAAAGCATTTTTCTCACCTGAGAAAAAATGGCACAACAGGAAGAACTCTGTGGTCAAAGAGTCCCAGCAATGTACGAATAACTGACTCCTAACGAgccagatgaaatgaaaaagaacagTTATTTTTACAGCTcttcattttgaatttcatAGTCATTTGAACGTCTAAATACTTCCCCACTCTGCTCACACCTCAAGAAGGAAGTTCAGTCTGCAGTTATATAAAGGATCTCTTGGGTCAGATAATCAGTTGTGATATCACAACTGTACAGAAGCCTGGTGATCAAAACAGCTCCTTAAAACATTTGAGCATTTTCCCAGCTTTATTCATAAGAAAAATGCCATGCTATGAAGGCTTTAAGCTACATAATCAGGTAGGTATGTTTATTATAACTGATGATACGTACACTCTCCACAGTGGGATCAACCCGAGCCCTCTTCTTCCGTGGTCCCTGCGGCGTTTCTCCGCTGCTCGTACCTTCACCCGGCCCTGGGGCTAAACAAGACACCCATTACAGCTTATAAATTAGGTAGAAATGAGGGTCATGTGGTTTTAATAAAAAGTCTGTGAGATCAATTTGGCAGGTTGTCGAAGTCAAAGCCTCTTCTTGTACTGAACAGAACTATAACAAGCTCCTTAAATAAGTATGCTTTTTAGCCATAATGGATTAGCAGGTAAACAGCAACAACTCATTATGTATTTTAGATGCAAAAATTATGGTGAATAAAACAGCACTTTAGCCTATTTTATGTACTTGTGGGAACTCTAAATAAATTACTCAACACTGTGGAGCACATGTTACAAAAAACAACTGTCTAATTAAGTATATCTGAAAGTATACTTAATTTAATACAAGtgacaaatatataaatgcattACCTGATATCGCCATATACAAAAAAAGCTGTTGTCTTTCTGATATGATAAAAACATTATCAGAAAGAAGCTCCTAATCTgcactgacagaaaaaacatgACACTGTGATAATACTCGCAAGGCTCACGGTAAATTCCTGAATGCTCAAAATGGTAAGTACACACATATAACATTATAGACTGATGGCACATCTTTGCCATTTCTTAGATACTTTGGAACTAAAATGGTCCATTATCATTTGGttgtaatatttaaatgttactGTCCCATTCTGGTGACTAAACAAACGGTCCTTTGAGGACAAACTTGTGATTTTGGGTTATATAAACATTTACTTGAGTTAAAGTTGCAACTAACATGTCATGGAGAAACATTTTACTTACTCTTCTGTTTTGCCTTTTTCACTTTCCTAGGATGCAAAAAAGAAGCATTATAAGTGGCGATCTAATGTTACACATGTACCCTGTGTGGTTCCCCTGCACAGACTACATCCAGTACATACATGCATACGTTACTCCATTCAATATATATTGTCAGGCCAATATTATGTCAACTTTCATGATGTGTTTACAATATGTTGAGTTATCAGAGGTGGAAAATCAAGGAGGATACttacagttcaacatttttctgCTGCACAGCAGCAATCTTCTTACTTGGTGCTAAACCCCTCATCTTTCCCTCAACATAATGGTCCCTGGAGAAGAAAACATGAGTGAGGATCATTAACTAACATactttattaaatattaatgataTTTGTTCATAATTTCATAAATGAAATTAACTAAGTGAAAATTAATTTACTCTTTTGTTAATGTTAGAAAAAATGATTAACAAAAGACTGAAAATCTGATATCTCACAAAAATACTTCTTTATCATCTCTACCTGCTGAGCACAAAAAGGGAAACTTACTGATTGGCCTTTTGAAGCTCTTTTTGTTTCGCAAGGTTGCTGTCCACATATTTGAGAACTCTGCTTTCAGGAACCCATTCATCCCAGCTGGAAAACATAACAATTTCCATAACAatttaaacagttaaaaaaagtcacaccacacacaaaaaaaccctcacatTAAGCACAGCAGGGAATCAGAGGTAAACACTCAAAGAGAAatacaaattgtatttaaaCCAAGCTACTCACTTTTTGTTCCATCCGCTGTAATGAATGAAGTATTTAATCTGCTTATCCTTTATGTTGATCTTTACACACtgtaagacaagaaaaaaaccccacacacgTCTGCTTCAATTGTTGTCAATTTGTTTTGCACTtaataatcaactaataaagcACATATAACGTTAGTGTTGAAACAAACCTTTGCCTCATATAGCAATGGCCCATGAAAGCACAGGACTCTTTCACCTgcgaggagagaaaaacacatgaggACTGAGGGGGTAAAAACACACCCTGATACACTAAATGACCACAATATATTCTGGTGTAATACCTCGTTAGACTACCATTAAGATCCTCAGCAGGATTTTTAACTAATATCATTTGGACTAACATGGTTTCAGCGACTCTTTTGTGTCAGTGAGTGTCTCATAAATAAAGGTTTAGCTCATAACTAGCATAAATAGCATAGCTAGCTAACCGTTAGCCAAACGTTAACGTCTGTTTTACACCTTTAGCTTTATTTTAAGGTGATACGTTTTATTATAAGTCAATTGCGGAAGTGTTTTAAATTAATTCCACACATATTTGGGCTGTAATAAATGCTCTGTAGCTTTGTGTCCCTCCCTTGGGACCACTATTGTCGAGctagagcagcagcagcagcagcatcaacaacaacaaacccgCCCCCTTCCAGACGGTAACAAGGATTCATCCGTGTTATTTTTCGGTGCCGACCTTCTTGAAATTTAGGTTTAGGGTCCTGTTTTGGCGCCATTCACAGACTCAGCTGATCGGATCTCTGAATGATCAAATTCGTGCATTGCCAGAGTCCATTTCTTCCAGGCACAAACACCTCCGACATTGGAGCCACAGCGAAGGAGAAGCCGAGAATGGCCTGCCTGCTGCTGGGTCACCTGACCACCATGAAGACCCGGAGCTGCGGTGCGTTCAGGTGCTCCTCCTGGAACTCGTACAAACAATAGTTTGTCACACAAAGTCAAAGCAAAGATCTCGCACACTTACGTGTTAGTATTTCCAGCACATTTGCCTTCTGGCACGCTTTTTAAGATGCTTCTCTTGACAAAAAGCCTTTTATTCCCTATGCAATTTGAATTTTAACATACTATTGTATCTTAttgttatttgattttatttttgttttattttgtagtattacTCACACTGGCATAAACTGGTATTATTGGTAGGGAGCACTCCATGGTTCACATATCAATAACACTAGTTGtaggtactgtatgtgtactgCAATGCCT encodes:
- the LOC139282046 gene encoding mortality factor 4-like protein 1, whose translation is MAPKQDPKPKFQEGERVLCFHGPLLYEAKCVKINIKDKQIKYFIHYSGWNKNWDEWVPESRVLKYVDSNLAKQKELQKANQDHYVEGKMRGLAPSKKIAAVQQKNVELKVKKAKQKTPGPGEGTSSGETPQGPRKKRARVDPTVESEEMFTNRVEVKVKIPEELKPWLVDDWDLITRQKQLFHLPAKKSVETVLEDYANYKKSKGNSDNKEYAVNEVVAGIREYFNVMLGTQLLYKFERPQYAEILAEHPDMPMSQVYGAPHLLRLFVRIGAMLAYTPLDEKSLALLLSYLQDFLKYLVKNSSTLFSATDYEVAPPEYHRKAV